In Archangium violaceum, the following are encoded in one genomic region:
- a CDS encoding cell envelope biogenesis protein TolA: protein MLVALLIVVSLGFLAALGYIFFGPKQAAALPTSHGRAELDADTKARTSRLESELDRKRKELDEQRTQLQEVKEQLKQAKRKIYEQKESEKGEKDLTKARAEVERNASTQLEVVRGELAQAEAEIARLKSEMEMGRGGRRAAAPAPAPVAAVTATPAAQQQLSAPTSELVVTATTTVAPAATVAPAEPAAEKGARRYRELNDADREKMERLEATANKERSRAADLERELKRVRGRADSQQRIFSASKSELELVKDKYKALEKRLNRTLLERDLLRRAIKDLEKKTGMLAERTELTPDEMAASDRKVEEAAQARAAAETAQQQAVATASEQSGAAGSEQPAAGENPEEKPTAPTA from the coding sequence GTGCTGGTAGCACTCCTCATCGTCGTCTCGCTGGGCTTCCTCGCGGCGCTCGGCTACATCTTCTTCGGCCCGAAGCAGGCCGCCGCGCTCCCCACGTCCCACGGGCGGGCCGAGCTGGATGCCGACACCAAGGCCCGTACGTCCCGCCTGGAGTCCGAGCTGGACCGCAAGCGCAAGGAGCTGGATGAGCAGCGCACCCAGCTCCAGGAGGTGAAGGAGCAGCTCAAGCAGGCCAAGCGGAAGATCTACGAGCAGAAGGAGTCGGAGAAGGGCGAGAAGGACCTGACCAAGGCGCGCGCCGAGGTGGAGCGCAACGCCTCCACGCAGCTCGAGGTGGTCCGGGGAGAGCTGGCCCAAGCCGAGGCGGAGATCGCCCGGCTGAAGTCGGAGATGGAGATGGGCCGGGGAGGCCGCCGCGCCGCCGCTCCCGCCCCCGCGCCGGTGGCCGCCGTGACGGCCACGCCGGCCGCGCAGCAGCAGCTGTCGGCCCCGACGAGTGAGCTGGTGGTGACCGCGACCACGACGGTGGCGCCCGCCGCCACGGTGGCCCCGGCCGAGCCCGCGGCCGAGAAGGGCGCGCGGCGCTACCGTGAACTGAACGACGCCGACCGCGAGAAGATGGAGCGGCTGGAGGCGACGGCGAACAAGGAGCGGAGCCGTGCGGCGGACCTGGAGCGCGAGCTCAAGCGCGTGAGGGGCCGGGCCGACTCGCAGCAGCGAATCTTCTCCGCCAGCAAGAGCGAGCTGGAGCTGGTGAAGGACAAGTACAAGGCGCTGGAGAAGCGACTGAACCGGACGCTGCTGGAGAGGGATCTGCTGCGCCGGGCGATCAAGGATCTGGAGAAGAAGACGGGCATGCTGGCCGAGCGCACGGAGCTGACGCCGGACGAGATGGCGGCGAGCGATCGGAAGGTGGAGGAGGCCGCGCAGGCGCGAGCCGCGGCCGAGACCGCGCAGCAGCAGGCCGTGGCCACGGCGTCCGAGCAGAGCGGGGCCGCTGGCAGCGAGCAGCCCGCGGCGGGCGAGAACCCGGAAGAGAAGCCCACGGCCCCCACCGCGTAA